AACATGtttaatcattctctaatcaatgcTCCAATGCAACAATATGCTTCAATCAATTGTTCCCTTATTACTATagttttgaaataaataagcccctttttttatatattttctatgcTTCAAGCAATGCAAAATTTGTTGCAATACTTCATTTTCACCGgcaacaatttaaaaaagaatgaaCAGTAGACTTGcgtaaataaatattatttcttcCGCAAGTATAAGAAACCAACAACCACTGAGATGCCAACTACGGCTACGGAAAAACTCAAATATGGCTTATTCTTCAGCTGcatgaacttttcagaaaaaCCTTTCTTGGTGGAAATTGGAGACGACGTGTCAAACTCACCAATATAATATTTCTCCATAAGTTCTCTTGCACTTTTGCTGTGGCCAGCATCTTCAAAATCCTCAGTTGCATCTCTCCCTTCATTAAAGTTAAAACACAAGGATCTAATAAGATTGTGAATTTGGATATTGGATGAATTTTTGCATGATTAGTAATGCAGTTCATAGGGTAGCAAAAATATATGAAGTATTACCGGTTGCGTCGAGAATTACATCATCTCCGCCAGGATGGTCATCCAAATATTGTGTCACATCATATACCTGTGTTGGCAAATGAAAAAAGATGTGTAACAAATAGAGAGGCATAAAAGAACATTGATAGAATATTGGACTCCATAGTGTTACAACACAAGTTTTGAATCAGAAAACCAGAATATAGCAAATAAGATATGAACAGAATCGAACAGTGAAGTCAGACCAGAACCAAGCAATACCAAAATAGCGTTGAAAAGTATTGCACTggtatataattttatatcatgatCATATAATTATATGTAGCTTTGAACAGTTATGGTGTATTCCCATTAAAATTTGTGTCTGCTGCCTAAATGTCTTAAAGTTTTTCCTCTTCCCACCGTCTCCATGAGACGACCAGAACCCAACCCGTGTCCAATGCTCATAGCTGCAGTTCATCATACCAAGCATAAGCATTGCCCATCAGCAGAAACATAATCTTGAACAGCACCAAGCTTTAGATTTCTAGCAAGCAGTCAGTACCCACTACTCAACCCCTAGTGAAGCTATGAATATGCATAAGCCAATATTGTTAAATAGCCCCTGTAGCAGCGTTTTAgcgtagcagaatttgaacaaaatgtTATTGTTCTGAGATGCAAaatttagtacaaagtgttgGCGCATATAGACTACATAcgtcatttaatgaatgaatctaaaaatcaaacttttgcttatattagtgaccggagggtgtatagCACTGTAtcgtagcggaatttgaacaaaccccTATTTTCTGAAACTGAACACACCAAGACTCAAATGCAGATTTTGCGAAGTGAATGACATTGAGCTAAAGAATGAACACAACCCAGAATtgtttttctgcaaaattgaaatttgaatgaaataGGGTTGATTCAAAGGCCTGGCTTCCGTGCACCATCTTTGTTAAACTCAAGTTAATTCATAGACTAGTCCATGTTTATGTGTCTAGATAGAGACAGAGTTGAGTTTACTCATGAGTTATCATATCTAATGGGAGGGAAAAAAAGGCCTAATACAACAATTTTTGACCACATTTCATTTGTTCCTTTTGAGGCTTCACCCAAGTAAAGACCTTGAGAAAAAACCTCAGTAGACTGCAAACACTTCACCTAGGTTCCCTATGACTTAAACCTCTCCCCTTTCGTTTAAAGACCTTTGACCGATGATTTTTCAACAAGCACAAATGAAAGGTGTTGCAAAAGATCCACCAAATCTCCTTCTATTTTCCAACCTTCACTTATTAACCCACGATGTACAAAGCAACATGTTGCAAATCTAAATCACTAGTCACAACTGATTCAATGATTTCATTctttaggttttcttcattcagttttactattttattcattcatttcaccATTTAATACGAATCTGAATCTGAATCAATGTCATACTTGGATCCACCCTtcccatttttttcatttattcagATATTGTTGCTTTATATTGCAaactttacatttttagatagTTGTGATGAtaaattcttattattttaatggTTGTTGAGAGTCCCATAAGGGATAATGTCATGTATGATTAGTGGTTATAACTGGGGCGCATCCCTCACTTTACAAATAAACTTTACAGGGATTATAGGTTTTTTAATATTACTTTTGATACTAGGGAGGCTTACAAGTTTACTGAGTTAGGTCTATGGTGCTTCCACTGCCACGACTTTACTTAGAATATAAAGTTTGACAACCTTCACTGTTGGGAAACGAGGCGTGGGCTCCAATGCTGAAGAAGTCAAGGGAGTAGGTGGTGGAAGCGATGATGGAAATGAGGACAGCATTTTCAGAGGCAGTGAGGATGTGGATGGGACTGTGTATTGTCTCACACCAACAGCGGTGGAGGAAGTAGGCGACTATGAAGAAGAGGCCGACGAAGACAACATTGGTGAGGCATAGAGATACTGACGGTTGTGTTTGTGAGTTGTCAGGATTTAGCTTTTGGGTTTTGAGACATTTAGCGGCAGCAAAGGGTGAAGGGACAGTTTGTGTCcaacaaatattcattttccGAAGAGGAATGATCTAAACTCTAAAGGCTGTCTGTGGAGGTAGGAAGGTACTAGAGGGAGAGGGATAGAGACTTGAGGGAGAGACAGGAACTAACCTAAAAAGCAAAGGGCATGAAGGAAAATATTGCTCAGGTGGTACATCAGTAGACCCTTTTTTAAGCTGCCCATCTTATATGAGCCCTACCAAACAGGCCATAAACACAACTTCTTGTTCATGAATAAGGTTATACAAGCCAGAGCCTAATTATGAAAACTATAGCCAAAACTGGTAAAAGAAAACAGTAACCGACATCCTATGTAGGAATTATAGCAATGAACAACAAAATGTGGTGATATAATATCACTGCAGACTAGGTCGTAGGAGACTTCAAAGAGCAGCCAAAATTGGAGTAAACCTGGACTGGATGGTTGGGCTCGGCCCATATCCATATTACTCCGTATCCTCTAAACTTATAGAGCAAGATAGAGCCGACCATAAGCGACACTTTAGGAGCAAGCAAACAAGACTTAAGGAGGAAGCAAGGAGTCCAAACTTCTCCTATATAAAAGGGTTTCTAGCTAACCTAATTCATGGATTTAGCACCACAGAAATACTAATCATCTGGCGGCCTAGCACCCTACTTACTAGGTCCAACCTAAAGTTTTCAGTTGAGAACCAGGTCATAGGAGAGTTGCCATAATTGGAGGGAACTCTAGCAAATACAAGATGTAGTAACGATGTCGTGAGAGAGAAAAAACACCCAACCTACATGGTCTGCAAAGAAGCATCATGGATATAAGGACACGAAGCAAAAGGAACATCCAAATTTTGGGAACTTAGAAAAGTAGAGAACTCTAGACACAATTGGAAAACTATGAATTCAGCTAACTCAACAAAAGCAACATGAGCATTGACTTTAAGCCTGTACGCGACAGATAGTCCTGAATAAATAGCAAATGCAAATGAACACTTTTGTTGAGTTGGGAACTATAGCTAGAAACATGTCATAAAACCTTGGTAGTTACAAACTTTTTTAGATGAATTTAGTTTTCATATGTAGTAAGAAATGCTTCACAATTCTCATGTTTTTGACAACAAATACATGACTTCCTTTCATATTACATCTTAATTTATTCAACAATAAAAGCTCAAAATCTGTGTTCATAGTTGTACCCTAAGAAAGCTACCAAATCAAGTCCAAATGccgaaaataaagaaaacatcaacattCCAGTGACAGTGTTCACAACCTCAAATTAAAGATCATCTAAAAGAGACAGAAAATAGACAACAACATTGGATCataataatcaaacaaaatgaaaagaatattactacttaaaacaaaacagaaattaaaaCCAATTTACAAAAAAGACACAATTAAAAAGAGAGGTGCAGAAAGCAAAAGAGAAAGACCCAGATGGGGAAAGTGAGTACCTTTCCGTCGACGATGATCCAGCAATCGTCTTTGGTTTTGTGGTTGGATACATCTTGAATGGTGTAGAAATTGGAGAGGGTTGGCatgtttgtgaattgtgattggAGTCCAAGGGTGTTGGGAAGAGGAAAGTATGgtcaaagatattttgattggtaGATGGATACTTTTGTCTTGTGCTGTTGTTGAGCTTTGAATTCTGGTATTTGgtcaaagtaaaaaatgataCTTCCTCCTTCTCGCAATAAATGacctgtttgaaaatgtgcaattttgacctaacttactttgaccatatttttctactaatatacaaagataaataatatcatataagatgtcgttagattcgtctcgatgagtattttcaaaatatcaaatttttataattttttccaatatattattcaagatatttaaactcaaaattacgcattggtatgcgtaattgggtcaactgtgtcacttattgagggacggagggagtaaaacatgtcaaataacataaaaaatatataaatataccaccaaaaaattctaaaaattaaacaaaactaacgcaaatttttttgaatttttctatgaaaatgaaaaatgggtttAGACGAtgaaatttttggattttgaggttCATGGGTCTTGattcttgatttatttttttttttttctgattttcttgGAAATTTTTTAAGCAATCTCATCAAGTAGtctataaatcgaatttttGAATAGGACACGGCGAGAACAACTAACAATGACCTAATCAAAGATGGGGTTAGGATGATTAGTATGGTCCTAAACGcactatccatgttacaaacagaCTCAACATTTGTGTTAATatagtttgaattatataatttgaactgtTTTCCCCTGAATTCTAGGCACAAGATAGGTGTTTAGGGGGTGTTCGGATCTTATAAtctagagaaagaaagaaaaaaaaaaaaggaatgtgCCCTATATTTTGGatgttcggattataaaattcaaattggtAAAAAACTTCCACCCTAAAATCTCATGGGTATAAAACAAATTTCGGATTATAAAACAcatttcggattatagaatccgaaAATCTCATGAGTATTttcgtaaaaataaaataaaaatagggcgCGGAAGAATGTCATAGagtgagaaaagaaaaaaaaagtaaagtccCATAGGACGGAGAGGAACATGGACTATGACTATAAGTTAGGGTTTGGGTTGCCGATGGGCTCCTAGGAAGATGGGTTTGGACATAtgtgaaaaacaaattaaataacaagGTCATTTCTTATTTCACTCTACTCTTTTTTCATGCCCCCGCTCAATTTCGAAAATACTTatgttcagattatataatccgaactaatttttatggattttttaattatataatttgaagagTTAATAATGCTTTATTCCCCTGTGATATAAGTCATTTTCGATTTTTcccctgtattttttttatatagattttgtccttataatttgaagaatttttggTTTTAACCCCTGTAAAATCTTTATggcatcaaattacaaaatttatggTAATTTTAACCCCTGTAATTTGAGTAAATTTCAGTTTACccacttgcaagatcaaccagtaaatcttaaggATATATTGTGTCTATTATCTTctagaaattttgatatttgttcTTGAAGAACTTGATAAAACGAAATAAGAAAAAAGCAATAGAATTCAACCCAGTTGAATCCAATCGAAGACCGGGATAAGTAAAAGTGAATGAGTTGCTTAAAAGAAACAAGTAAATTGCAAAgacatttaagaaaatgaacttaaaatgcattgattgaatgtagattggtacacatattcatacattgcaacttgtgactcgtttctCTCTTCCATGCGGATaatttgagtgtaagtttttgtatgattgaattgtgaccctttttccTTAAGagaaactactatttatacagatAGAAATAACTGCCTAGATTTGGTTTAAAACTATAACTGCAGAAAACTAACTAATCTTAGCcatttgatttgaatttcaaatgcaTATCGAACATATCCGTTATCTTCTGACCTTATCCAAAAGGTAACTGCCTTTCGAATCCTTCTGTCCATCGAATTGAGACACGCGCCTTCAATCATCTCAAATAACATAATTTCGATAAAGACGTAAGATGAAATCCCTAGTTTCTGCTGGGTTGACCTTCTTTGACCGTATTAAATGATAGCCCTTAAAAATATCGGCTAACACCACTgtaatttgatcaaattttggtttacccaCTCCTGCCATATCATcaattttgtacagtcaaactCCATGAAGAggcaaaaccaaaaaacttaaaattacaaggaaatctaaaaaaaaagttacatggGGAAAGctggaaatgacctatattatagggggtaaagcactattaaccatAATTCAAAATGTATTTAACCAGATTGTCAATTGGCTTTTCAAGGTTGTGACATACATTATTAAGATGAGATAAGTGGAGGATTGTTAGACCGTGGCGGTTAGCGAATGATCCCTTTCTTCAAACGTCAAATGATATGTCTGGTGAGGATGGATGAGAGGCACTAGTGGCGGAATGTGCTTTGGTACGGTGTCAATGAGTCTTCGCGGTGGGACGAAAGGTGTCTGCACACACGTTAACACTCCAACGCTACTGTCAGGAATGAAACTGAGAAAGAGTgtgtagaaagtgttgtgtAAAGTGAATCATTCCTTGAGGGTGAAGCTAGGTCACCCTTATACAGGCGCGCGTGAGAATAACCGTCTCCGGGTTTTGTGGTGTGTGATTAGGGAGTGGTTATAGGTCATGTGTAGAGCGATCCTCGCGCGAGGGCATGCTTGGATACGATGTGGTGTACTTTTGTTGACGTGTTCCTTCAAACATCGAGCCTTAAGGCGATGTATGTTTAATCCACGTGTCGTCGTTAGATTGACCATTTGGCCGGTCCAGAACAAGaaatgtataaaatataaaGAGAGAATGTGAGTTGGAATGAGGATTTGTGAAGAATGAGTTGGTATTTATAGGGgcagttgtaacgcccactttgaattatttaattatttaattgagtct
Above is a genomic segment from Medicago truncatula cultivar Jemalong A17 chromosome 5, MtrunA17r5.0-ANR, whole genome shotgun sequence containing:
- the LOC11423768 gene encoding cytochrome b5, whose product is MPTLSNFYTIQDVSNHKTKDDCWIIVDGKVYDVTQYLDDHPGGDDVILDATGRDATEDFEDAGHSKSARELMEKYYIGEFDTSSPISTKKGFSEKFMQLKNKPYLSFSVAVVGISVVVGFLYLRKK